One Vibrio gazogenes genomic region harbors:
- a CDS encoding PAS domain-containing protein translates to MTLPAEFEQFHWMVDMVQNVDLGLIVIDKNYEIQVWNGFMTHHSGKQPHEVIGRSLFEVFPEIPPDWFKLKTKPVYHLGCRSFITWQQRPYLFKCRNVRPVTQQCDFMYQNVTLNPMRTPTGEVNSVFLSIQDATAEALIVQRCEC, encoded by the coding sequence ATGACTCTGCCTGCTGAATTTGAACAGTTTCACTGGATGGTGGATATGGTTCAAAACGTTGATCTCGGACTGATCGTGATTGATAAAAACTATGAAATTCAGGTCTGGAACGGTTTTATGACCCACCATAGTGGCAAACAACCCCACGAAGTGATTGGTCGTTCATTGTTTGAGGTTTTTCCTGAGATTCCACCGGATTGGTTTAAATTAAAAACGAAACCTGTTTACCATCTTGGTTGTCGTAGTTTTATTACTTGGCAACAACGGCCCTATTTATTTAAATGCCGTAATGTTCGTCCTGTGACGCAACAGTGCGATTTTATGTACCAGAATGTAACCCTTAACCCAATGAGAACACCGACTGGTGAGGTCAATTCGGTTTTTCTGTCGATTCAGGATGCAACCGCAGAGGCACTGATAGTCCAGCGATGTGAGTGTTAG
- the pepT gene encoding peptidase T, with protein MESLIDRFLHYVSFDTQSNPYRNCCPSTAGQKKLAQAIYDELQALGLSDVTLDAHGYVMAKLPANVDGEIPPIGFIAHLDTSPDASGKKVVPQIVENYQGGDIALGRGDEVLSPIQYRELHQLHGYNLITTDGNTLLGADDKAGVAEIITAMKVLLEHPDIPHGEICIAFTPDEEIGRGADLFDVEKFGAQWAYTVDGGPVGDLEYENFNAATAHVTCYGVSVHTGTAKGKLVNAMNIAAQFQMMIPTDETPEHTEGYQGFYHLSSANMGIARSELTYLLRDFDQQGLACRKAQMKDWVGTLNHQLHRGRVELEITDSYANMKQVIASNLHIIEIAKSAMSDLGIEPQIKPIRGGTDGAQLSFKGLPCPNLFTGGYNFHGIHEFVTIEGMEQAVKVIVKIAEKTALTYRG; from the coding sequence ATGGAAAGTCTGATAGATCGCTTTCTGCATTATGTGTCATTTGATACACAATCCAACCCATACCGGAATTGTTGTCCAAGCACGGCCGGGCAGAAAAAATTAGCACAGGCAATATATGATGAATTGCAAGCACTTGGGCTTAGTGATGTAACACTGGATGCTCATGGTTATGTCATGGCTAAACTGCCGGCAAATGTTGACGGTGAGATACCACCGATCGGATTTATTGCGCATCTGGACACGTCTCCGGATGCTTCAGGTAAAAAAGTTGTTCCTCAGATTGTTGAAAACTATCAGGGGGGAGATATTGCATTGGGGCGGGGAGATGAAGTGTTGTCTCCGATTCAATACCGAGAATTACACCAACTGCATGGGTACAATTTAATCACCACCGATGGGAATACGCTTTTGGGCGCAGATGATAAGGCGGGTGTCGCCGAGATCATCACGGCCATGAAAGTGTTGCTGGAACATCCGGATATCCCGCATGGTGAAATTTGTATTGCCTTTACGCCCGATGAAGAAATTGGCCGTGGGGCTGATCTGTTCGATGTTGAAAAATTCGGGGCTCAGTGGGCCTATACGGTTGACGGCGGACCCGTTGGTGATTTGGAGTATGAGAACTTTAATGCAGCAACGGCGCATGTTACTTGTTATGGTGTTTCGGTCCATACCGGAACTGCAAAAGGCAAGCTGGTGAATGCCATGAATATTGCGGCTCAATTCCAGATGATGATCCCCACCGATGAGACACCGGAGCATACTGAAGGGTACCAAGGTTTTTACCATCTATCCTCGGCGAATATGGGCATTGCCCGTAGTGAGTTGACCTATCTACTGCGAGACTTTGACCAGCAAGGGTTAGCGTGCAGAAAAGCACAGATGAAAGATTGGGTCGGTACTCTCAACCATCAATTACATCGCGGCCGGGTCGAACTCGAAATTACGGATAGTTATGCCAATATGAAGCAAGTGATTGCATCCAATCTACATATTATTGAAATTGCCAAAAGCGCAATGAGTGACTTGGGGATTGAACCGCAAATCAAACCAATCCGGGGCGGTACGGATGGTGCGCAGCTTTCTTTCAAAGGTTTACCGTGTCCGAACTTATTTACCGGTGGTTATAATTTTCACGGTATCCATGAATTTGTGACTATTGAAGGAATGGAACAGGCGGTGAAAGTTATTGTGAAAATAGCGGAAAAAACTGCACTGACTTACCGTGGATAA
- a CDS encoding chromosome partitioning protein ParA: protein MNDFEQELAALAEQDGGQEEAKLPSLDEQKAIVEKLKALEAKGELTPEILEQYFGQYAADAGVPIH, encoded by the coding sequence ATGAACGATTTTGAACAAGAACTCGCTGCATTGGCGGAACAGGATGGTGGTCAGGAAGAAGCCAAGCTGCCTTCTTTGGATGAACAGAAAGCTATTGTAGAAAAGTTGAAAGCATTAGAAGCAAAAGGGGAACTGACGCCCGAAATATTAGAACAATATTTCGGTCAGTATGCCGCAGATGCCGGGGTTCCGATTCATTAG
- a CDS encoding alternative ribosome-rescue factor A, producing the protein MKREKRNHTVNQPDDVEIQRGTITDNALKALVTSPVFKMRVEKPKKGKGSFQRKAKHQVREPYSKVAVCCF; encoded by the coding sequence ATGAAAAGAGAAAAGAGAAATCATACGGTTAATCAGCCTGATGATGTTGAGATTCAACGTGGCACTATCACAGATAATGCACTGAAAGCGTTGGTTACCAGTCCGGTATTTAAGATGCGAGTCGAAAAGCCGAAGAAAGGGAAGGGTAGCTTTCAGCGTAAAGCAAAACATCAGGTGCGGGAGCCCTATTCAAAAGTTGCAGTATGTTGCTTTTGA
- the norR gene encoding nitric oxide reductase transcriptional regulator NorR — protein MQNFPITTLSTLAEMTIDLASGLNDENRFNRLLETIRKVIPCDCVALMSRQGDTLIPLAMQGLTKDTLGRRFMIEEHPRFQQICRARQAVRFDANCSLPDPFDGLLLHHDGDVPIHSCMGLPLIFDEKLLGVLTLDSLKTGVFTHIPARHLEVLSAIAASTLKMALTFSQLETQARQTQQRLQELNEEGWERDRSDIIGTSRVMQSMHDEIDIVASSDFNILIFGETGVGKELVARRIHHLSARKRQPLVYVNCAAIPENLIESELFGHIKGAFTGADRNRLGKFALAHEGTLFLDEIGELPLAAQSKLLRALQNNEIQPVGQDRVQHIDVRVLAATNRDLKQEVEAGRFRADLYHRLSVYPIHVPPLRERRGDVSLLAGYFLEQARRKLGITHLKLAQDVLDYLIQYNWPGNVREMEHVINRAALKARASQPQQTLTTITLTDVGVLESLPINTPEILDNPEVKASTHIAMSGGLRQATDDFQRQLVKEALIQSDYNWAQAGRLLQTDRANLTRLARRLGIQVKKTHKLEM, from the coding sequence ATGCAAAATTTTCCGATTACAACCCTGTCAACACTTGCCGAAATGACCATCGATCTTGCCAGTGGTCTCAATGATGAAAATCGATTCAACCGTTTGTTGGAGACAATACGCAAGGTCATCCCCTGTGATTGTGTCGCCCTGATGTCCCGCCAAGGTGATACGCTGATTCCTTTGGCAATGCAAGGCTTGACCAAAGACACGCTCGGACGACGCTTTATGATTGAAGAGCACCCTCGTTTCCAGCAAATTTGCAGAGCCCGTCAGGCAGTCCGGTTTGATGCCAATTGTTCACTTCCCGACCCATTCGATGGGCTGCTGCTACACCACGACGGTGATGTTCCGATTCATTCCTGTATGGGATTACCGCTGATTTTTGACGAAAAGTTACTCGGTGTACTGACTTTGGACAGTTTGAAGACCGGTGTGTTTACGCATATCCCGGCCCGCCATTTGGAAGTGCTTTCAGCGATTGCTGCATCAACGCTAAAAATGGCGCTGACTTTTTCTCAGTTAGAAACACAAGCCCGTCAGACACAACAGCGGTTGCAAGAACTGAATGAGGAAGGCTGGGAAAGAGACCGTAGTGATATCATCGGTACCAGTCGTGTGATGCAATCAATGCATGATGAGATAGACATCGTCGCTTCATCCGATTTTAATATCCTGATTTTCGGTGAAACCGGTGTCGGCAAAGAACTGGTTGCCAGACGGATACATCATCTGTCAGCCAGAAAACGACAACCGCTGGTTTATGTCAATTGTGCTGCAATACCGGAAAACCTAATTGAAAGCGAGTTATTCGGTCACATTAAAGGCGCATTTACCGGTGCCGACAGAAACCGACTCGGTAAATTTGCACTGGCCCACGAAGGCACTCTTTTTCTTGATGAAATTGGCGAGCTTCCGCTTGCAGCTCAGAGCAAGTTGCTTAGAGCATTACAAAATAATGAAATTCAGCCCGTCGGTCAGGATCGTGTGCAACACATTGATGTCCGAGTGCTTGCGGCAACAAACCGCGATTTAAAACAAGAAGTAGAAGCCGGTCGCTTCCGGGCAGATTTATACCACCGTCTCAGTGTTTATCCGATTCATGTTCCACCGCTCCGAGAACGCAGAGGTGATGTCAGTCTGCTAGCTGGTTACTTTCTTGAACAAGCCAGAAGAAAGCTTGGCATCACCCATCTGAAACTGGCACAAGATGTTCTCGATTACCTGATCCAATATAACTGGCCGGGGAATGTCCGGGAAATGGAGCATGTAATCAATCGAGCGGCTTTGAAAGCCAGAGCCAGTCAGCCCCAACAAACACTGACCACAATTACATTAACGGATGTCGGTGTTTTAGAAAGCTTGCCCATCAATACGCCGGAGATACTGGACAATCCTGAAGTGAAAGCATCTACACACATTGCTATGAGTGGCGGGCTCAGGCAGGCAACCGATGATTTTCAGCGACAACTGGTGAAAGAAGCATTAATTCAGTCAGATTATAACTGGGCGCAAGCCGGCAGATTACTCCAAACTGATCGGGCTAATCTGACTCGGTTAGCAAGGCGGCTAGGGATTCAGGTTAAGAAAACGCACAAATTGGAGATGTAA
- a CDS encoding methyl-accepting chemotaxis protein, producing MFFDTVSIKKKVIWSMAFAVLASTVVVGGMTQYQSRAVLEHRLVDIEMPSFLDGIRHQIDREVSELLLAAEQLANNEFVKATIDTTDLDPKSEKVLIQQLNNLKQQYHLNDASVANRKTAYYWNQKGFLRQLNHQQDQWFYQFVASGKPTMVSMFQEANGDVKMFANYQSVENGTLSGMSKSMDDMVHLLNGFRIEDSGFVFLTDAQGNVKIHPDKAQSAQTLSNLYGAKAAELLGKDGFHLIETQYQDKDVFVASEYIPSMNWYVIASVPKREVYAEMNHAAQNMMLGTVVIAALLIFMGVLLANSITKPIRQIAARFVALGKGDGDLSQRIEIVGNDEITQLSLGFNDFIEKIHQSMQEVASTSRTLSYESQVVAEKAHLTHDNSQNQRDQTIQVVTAMNEMGATISEIASNAAIAASTANDASVSCDSGQVVVNQAKDAIHRLAEDMQNSAQVVEKLAATTQDIGSILAVIHEISDQTNLLALNAAIEAARAGEQGRGFAVVADEVRNLAGRTADSTEQIQVMMTQLKSDSANAVQAMHAGQERTQEGVTAAESTVEQLRQISERIYEITDRNTQVATATEEQSVAVQSINENIEEINAINELTTTTSEELAEASRELKTLSERLDHLVGGFRL from the coding sequence ATGTTTTTCGATACAGTGAGTATTAAGAAAAAAGTGATATGGAGTATGGCATTTGCTGTACTCGCATCAACTGTAGTGGTGGGCGGGATGACTCAATACCAGTCCAGAGCGGTGTTGGAACATCGCCTGGTGGATATTGAAATGCCATCGTTTTTGGATGGCATTCGCCATCAAATCGACCGAGAAGTTTCGGAGCTATTGTTGGCAGCGGAGCAGCTTGCAAATAATGAGTTTGTCAAAGCAACGATTGATACAACCGATCTTGACCCAAAGTCAGAAAAAGTATTAATTCAACAATTGAATAACCTCAAACAGCAATATCATCTGAATGATGCCTCCGTTGCGAACCGCAAAACAGCCTATTACTGGAACCAAAAAGGATTTTTACGCCAGCTCAATCATCAACAGGATCAATGGTTTTATCAGTTCGTTGCGTCCGGAAAACCGACAATGGTGAGTATGTTCCAAGAAGCGAACGGTGATGTGAAGATGTTTGCCAACTATCAATCGGTTGAAAACGGGACGTTATCCGGGATGTCAAAGTCGATGGATGACATGGTACACCTGCTTAACGGATTTCGGATTGAAGACTCTGGTTTTGTGTTTCTGACTGATGCGCAAGGCAATGTGAAAATTCATCCGGACAAGGCGCAGTCGGCTCAAACATTGTCGAATCTTTATGGTGCTAAGGCTGCGGAATTACTTGGTAAGGATGGTTTTCATCTGATTGAAACGCAGTACCAAGATAAAGATGTATTTGTAGCGAGTGAATACATCCCATCGATGAACTGGTACGTCATTGCGTCTGTACCGAAGCGTGAAGTTTATGCAGAAATGAATCATGCTGCGCAAAATATGATGCTGGGCACGGTAGTGATTGCAGCGCTGTTGATTTTTATGGGTGTGTTGCTGGCAAATAGCATTACCAAACCGATTCGGCAGATTGCGGCACGTTTTGTTGCGCTCGGTAAAGGCGATGGCGATCTCTCTCAGCGCATCGAGATAGTCGGCAATGATGAAATCACTCAGCTCTCACTCGGTTTTAATGATTTTATCGAGAAAATTCATCAATCGATGCAGGAAGTGGCATCGACGAGCCGGACTTTGTCATATGAGTCTCAAGTGGTCGCGGAGAAAGCCCATCTGACACATGATAACAGTCAGAACCAGCGTGATCAGACCATCCAAGTGGTGACTGCGATGAATGAGATGGGGGCAACCATCAGTGAAATTGCATCGAATGCTGCGATAGCCGCTTCAACTGCCAATGATGCATCGGTGAGTTGTGACTCGGGTCAGGTCGTGGTGAATCAGGCTAAAGATGCGATTCACCGACTGGCTGAGGATATGCAAAATTCTGCACAAGTGGTTGAAAAACTGGCTGCAACAACGCAGGACATCGGTTCGATTCTGGCTGTGATTCATGAGATTTCTGATCAGACTAACTTATTGGCACTGAATGCTGCGATTGAAGCTGCGCGCGCAGGAGAGCAAGGCCGAGGTTTCGCGGTCGTGGCTGACGAGGTGCGTAATCTTGCTGGCCGGACAGCCGATTCAACGGAGCAGATCCAAGTGATGATGACGCAGTTGAAAAGTGATTCGGCCAATGCAGTGCAGGCCATGCATGCCGGACAAGAGAGAACGCAAGAAGGGGTGACGGCTGCTGAAAGTACCGTGGAACAATTACGCCAGATTTCAGAGCGAATCTACGAAATCACCGATAGGAATACACAGGTGGCGACAGCCACTGAAGAGCAATCGGTCGCGGTACAAAGCATCAATGAGAACATCGAAGAAATTAATGCGATTAATGAACTGACGACAACAACCTCAGAGGAACTGGCAGAAGCCAGTCGCGAGCTGAAAACCCTTTCTGAACGTTTGGATCATTTAGTCGGTGGTTTCAGGCTCTAA
- a CDS encoding cold-shock protein, with product MSNTVTGTVKWFNETKGFGFIQQENGPDVFAHFSAIQGDGFRTLAEGQTVEFVISQGQKGPQAENIKVL from the coding sequence ATGTCTAACACAGTGACTGGCACTGTAAAGTGGTTCAACGAAACTAAAGGTTTTGGTTTCATCCAACAAGAAAATGGTCCCGATGTTTTTGCTCACTTCAGCGCTATCCAAGGTGACGGTTTCCGTACCCTAGCTGAAGGTCAAACTGTTGAGTTTGTCATCTCGCAAGGACAAAAAGGCCCTCAAGCTGAAAACATTAAAGTCCTATAA
- a CDS encoding AAA family ATPase, whose product MQSATAFQQLQHYLNSQIIGQEALVRQVLVALLADGHILVEGPPGLAKTRAIKSLADSIEGSFHRVQFTPDLLPADLTGTDIFRPETGEFQFQPGPVFHSLLLADEINRAPAKVQAAMLEAMAERQVTAGRKTYALPKLFLVMATQNPIEQEGTYPLPEAQLDRFLLHLHVDYPDAESELSILRLNRGEAQGVKPQQPNKLSQEDIFSARQAVLDIHMAESIEQYIVRLVMATRQPEKYDDKLKQWLEMGVSPRATIALDRCARASAWLAGRDFVSPEDVQSMAFPVLRHRLLLSYQAQAEGIHPNQIINHILSLVGSA is encoded by the coding sequence ATGCAATCAGCAACCGCTTTTCAACAGTTACAACACTACTTAAACAGTCAGATTATTGGTCAGGAAGCACTGGTGAGACAGGTGTTGGTCGCTTTGCTGGCCGATGGACATATTTTGGTTGAAGGCCCGCCGGGGCTGGCGAAAACAAGAGCAATCAAATCACTGGCCGACAGTATCGAAGGGTCTTTTCATCGGGTTCAGTTTACACCGGATCTGTTACCGGCCGATTTAACTGGAACAGATATCTTTCGCCCGGAAACGGGGGAGTTTCAGTTCCAGCCCGGCCCTGTTTTTCATTCACTGCTGTTAGCCGATGAAATTAACCGTGCACCGGCCAAGGTGCAAGCCGCCATGCTTGAGGCGATGGCTGAACGACAGGTAACGGCAGGCCGGAAAACTTATGCACTCCCCAAACTTTTTTTGGTGATGGCCACTCAAAACCCGATTGAACAAGAAGGAACTTATCCGCTGCCTGAGGCGCAACTGGACCGTTTCTTACTCCACCTCCATGTTGATTATCCCGATGCAGAGAGTGAGCTGTCGATTCTGCGTCTCAACCGTGGTGAGGCACAAGGCGTTAAACCGCAACAGCCGAACAAGCTGTCTCAGGAGGATATTTTCAGTGCCCGGCAAGCCGTGCTGGACATTCACATGGCAGAAAGCATCGAGCAATATATCGTCCGTCTGGTGATGGCAACACGACAGCCAGAAAAATATGACGATAAACTCAAACAGTGGCTTGAAATGGGCGTCAGCCCCCGGGCAACCATCGCTCTGGATCGCTGTGCCCGGGCAAGTGCCTGGCTTGCGGGACGCGACTTCGTCAGCCCTGAAGATGTTCAAAGCATGGCGTTTCCTGTGCTGCGTCACCGTCTGCTGCTGAGCTATCAGGCGCAAGCCGAAGGCATTCATCCGAATCAGATTATCAACCATATTCTGTCTCTGGTTGGCAGTGCCTGA
- a CDS encoding mechanosensitive ion channel family protein encodes MDYLNNVLDYLLSHKLLFSVIIIGFILMIRRTALALIRGDGAFITEKQRKWMSQTKNGTFAALLIIGFFLWKEEINEFALSVTAIAVAIVVASKEIILCFTGSIQRASSRSFRIGDWIEVGSLCGEVIEHNMMATVIQEIDLSGGLYHYTGKTATLPNSMFFTYPVKNLNFMKRYVFHNFEIVVRDFVNLYTMLPQFRKQIEVHFEHFIEVARRYNLMIEKHAGVDLPSADPMIHISSTVTGEQKVHVMIFCPTERAHELEQLIRADFMHIYDEHFSNQTEPTH; translated from the coding sequence ATGGACTATTTAAACAACGTGCTGGATTATCTGTTGTCCCATAAGCTACTGTTTAGCGTCATTATCATTGGTTTTATTCTAATGATTCGCCGTACTGCGCTTGCTTTGATTCGGGGTGATGGTGCATTTATTACCGAAAAACAGCGTAAGTGGATGTCTCAGACCAAGAATGGTACGTTTGCCGCGCTGTTGATTATCGGGTTTTTCTTGTGGAAAGAAGAAATCAATGAATTTGCTTTGTCAGTGACTGCCATTGCGGTTGCGATTGTTGTGGCATCAAAAGAGATCATTTTATGCTTTACCGGTTCGATTCAACGGGCAAGCTCTCGCTCTTTTCGGATTGGTGACTGGATTGAAGTCGGTTCGTTATGCGGTGAAGTGATTGAACACAATATGATGGCGACCGTTATTCAAGAGATTGATTTGAGTGGGGGGCTTTACCATTACACCGGAAAAACCGCGACACTGCCCAACAGTATGTTTTTTACCTACCCAGTGAAAAACCTGAATTTTATGAAGCGCTATGTGTTTCATAATTTTGAAATCGTGGTGCGTGATTTCGTGAACTTATATACGATGCTTCCCCAGTTCCGCAAGCAAATCGAAGTCCATTTTGAGCATTTTATTGAAGTCGCTCGTCGTTATAATCTGATGATTGAGAAACATGCCGGGGTGGATTTGCCGAGTGCGGACCCGATGATTCACATTAGCAGCACTGTAACCGGTGAGCAGAAAGTCCATGTGATGATTTTTTGCCCGACTGAGCGGGCTCACGAGCTTGAACAGTTGATTCGGGCTGATTTCATGCACATCTACGATGAACACTTCTCCAATCAAACCGAACCAACTCATTAA
- a CDS encoding aromatic amino acid transaminase produces the protein MFHHITPYAGDPILSLMEAFMADSRPDKVNLSIGLYYDEAGQIPTLPSVRLAEQARFSADREPCIYLPMEGIDDYRQAVQTLVFGAEHPAVHDKRIATIQTLGGSGALMIGADFLHRYFPESKVWVSHPTWENHNAIFEGAGFAVGSYPYFHPETRMLDFSGMIEALSQLPAKDIVLLHPCCHNPTGVDLTPEQWDQVIDILESRQLIPFFDMAYQGFGEDTVQDAYVMRALAERTSVSFFVSNSFSKIFSLYGERVGGLSVVCHDAQEAVNVLGQLKATVRRNYSSPAKYGAVLVSRVLNDPELNARWLAEVSTMRERIAMMRQQLHQRLQALSPEQDFDFLIQQKGMFSYTGFSVESVHSLRQQHGIYLIDSGRMCLAGLNAHNLELVAQAFAAVAENRGK, from the coding sequence GTGTTTCATCATATTACCCCTTATGCGGGGGATCCAATTCTGTCCCTTATGGAAGCGTTTATGGCGGATAGTCGCCCTGATAAAGTGAACTTAAGTATTGGTCTTTATTATGATGAAGCAGGTCAGATTCCGACTTTACCGAGTGTCCGTCTGGCAGAGCAAGCACGGTTCTCAGCGGATAGAGAACCTTGTATTTATTTGCCGATGGAAGGGATTGACGATTATCGGCAAGCGGTTCAAACTTTAGTCTTTGGTGCGGAACATCCGGCGGTTCATGACAAGAGAATTGCCACTATCCAGACTTTGGGTGGATCCGGTGCACTCATGATTGGCGCTGACTTCTTACATCGTTATTTTCCTGAATCAAAAGTGTGGGTGAGTCATCCGACTTGGGAAAATCATAATGCAATTTTTGAAGGGGCAGGTTTTGCCGTCGGTAGTTACCCGTATTTTCATCCTGAAACGCGGATGCTGGACTTCAGCGGTATGATTGAGGCGCTATCACAATTGCCGGCGAAGGATATTGTCTTGTTACATCCCTGTTGCCATAACCCAACCGGGGTTGATTTGACGCCGGAACAGTGGGATCAGGTGATCGATATTCTTGAATCGCGGCAGTTGATTCCATTTTTTGATATGGCTTACCAGGGATTTGGTGAAGATACAGTTCAGGATGCTTATGTCATGAGAGCCTTGGCTGAACGGACATCGGTTTCGTTTTTTGTCAGTAACTCATTTTCAAAGATCTTTTCTCTGTACGGGGAGCGGGTCGGTGGTCTGTCCGTTGTTTGTCATGACGCGCAAGAAGCGGTGAATGTGTTGGGACAATTGAAAGCCACCGTTCGACGTAATTATTCAAGCCCGGCGAAATATGGTGCGGTACTGGTGTCCCGGGTGCTCAATGACCCTGAGTTAAACGCCCGGTGGCTTGCAGAAGTGAGCACTATGCGTGAACGGATCGCAATGATGCGTCAGCAGCTACACCAGCGTTTACAGGCATTGTCTCCGGAGCAAGACTTTGATTTTCTGATTCAGCAAAAAGGGATGTTCAGTTATACCGGTTTCTCTGTCGAGAGTGTGCACTCATTACGGCAACAGCATGGTATCTACTTGATTGATAGCGGACGAATGTGTCTGGCTGGATTGAATGCGCATAATCTTGAGCTAGTCGCACAGGCATTTGCTGCTGTGGCAGAGAATCGTGGTAAGTAA
- a CDS encoding response regulator: MAFSVLICDDSALARKQIARSLPAFLNAEVHFAVHGLDALEQLKQQSFQLMFLDLTMPELDGFGTLEAMKETADQTPVIVVSGDIQPKAQERVLGLGAKAFIQKPIATDALKKVLSELVEPPTQPAVITPGKIEYPILKRRDIYMEVANVSIGRAADALARYFDVFVELPLPNVNIFEVSELHMALRDLVDNDQVSGVCQGFSGEGIAGEALVLLSDTSVSGLKRLMNIPAESDDLKELELLMDVSNILVGSFLNGLGGQAEIRFFQSSPVLLGQHIPIESVIRSTAGSFHKTMTFEVSYNIEGTGIRCDLLFMFVDESLPLLDNKLAYLMEDF; encoded by the coding sequence ATGGCGTTTTCAGTATTAATATGTGATGACTCAGCATTAGCAAGAAAGCAAATTGCGAGATCATTACCAGCCTTCCTGAATGCCGAAGTGCATTTTGCGGTTCACGGTTTAGACGCGTTGGAGCAGCTCAAACAACAGTCTTTTCAGTTGATGTTTTTAGATCTGACTATGCCGGAACTCGATGGTTTCGGCACTCTAGAAGCGATGAAGGAGACGGCTGACCAAACTCCGGTGATCGTGGTTTCCGGTGATATTCAGCCCAAAGCGCAAGAACGTGTTCTCGGCCTGGGAGCCAAAGCGTTTATCCAAAAACCGATTGCAACCGATGCGCTGAAAAAAGTGCTCAGTGAGCTGGTCGAACCGCCCACTCAACCGGCGGTCATTACTCCGGGAAAGATCGAGTATCCGATCCTGAAGCGTCGCGATATTTATATGGAAGTTGCCAATGTGTCTATCGGCCGGGCTGCGGATGCCTTAGCACGTTACTTTGATGTGTTTGTCGAATTGCCGCTGCCCAATGTCAATATCTTTGAAGTTAGTGAACTACACATGGCACTGCGGGATCTGGTCGATAATGATCAGGTCTCTGGGGTTTGTCAGGGATTCAGTGGGGAAGGCATTGCCGGTGAAGCATTGGTGCTTTTAAGTGATACCAGTGTCTCTGGACTGAAGCGATTAATGAATATTCCGGCTGAAAGTGATGATCTGAAAGAGCTTGAGCTCCTGATGGATGTGTCCAACATTTTGGTTGGCTCTTTCCTCAATGGTCTCGGTGGACAGGCAGAAATTCGTTTTTTCCAAAGCTCCCCCGTATTACTCGGGCAACATATTCCGATTGAGTCCGTGATCCGTTCGACAGCGGGGTCGTTCCATAAAACGATGACCTTTGAGGTCAGCTACAACATTGAAGGTACGGGCATTCGTTGCGATTTGCTCTTTATGTTTGTCGATGAGTCTCTACCGCTCTTGGATAACAAACTGGCCTACCTGATGGAGGATTTTTAG
- a CDS encoding DsbA family oxidoreductase yields the protein MKKLRIDILSDLVCPWCFIGYTRLEKVLAQLRIDKHLQPEIHWHPFELNPTLPAGGEILNQHLQTKYQMTAQQRQLSQQKITKLGNELGIHFQFTADMRIYNTRKAHQLMMWAARSQQQTPFQKALFLAYFQEGQIMDDTDTLLDIAVAQGLDRRDCRRVLTDPGWSSAVVQTEKQWLEAGIQAVPAMIIEQHILLNGAQPITELHDTLDGLIDTLPSLH from the coding sequence ATGAAGAAACTGCGTATCGATATTTTATCGGATCTTGTCTGTCCTTGGTGCTTTATTGGTTATACACGATTGGAGAAAGTTCTTGCACAACTCCGCATAGATAAACATCTTCAGCCTGAGATCCACTGGCATCCTTTCGAACTTAACCCGACTCTGCCTGCGGGCGGTGAAATACTCAATCAGCATCTACAAACAAAATATCAAATGACTGCACAACAACGACAGCTGAGCCAGCAAAAAATAACGAAGCTTGGCAATGAGTTGGGGATTCATTTTCAGTTTACAGCGGACATGCGCATTTATAATACACGCAAAGCTCACCAGTTAATGATGTGGGCCGCTCGCAGTCAACAGCAGACACCATTTCAGAAAGCACTTTTTCTGGCTTATTTTCAGGAAGGACAAATCATGGATGATACTGACACACTCCTCGATATCGCCGTCGCTCAGGGGTTAGATCGTAGAGATTGTCGGCGGGTACTCACTGACCCGGGGTGGTCGTCTGCGGTGGTGCAAACGGAAAAACAGTGGCTAGAAGCTGGCATACAGGCCGTCCCGGCAATGATTATCGAACAGCATATCTTGCTGAATGGCGCTCAGCCGATCACTGAGCTCCACGACACACTCGACGGCCTGATAGACACGCTCCCGTCACTCCATTAA